The following DNA comes from Luteimonas galliterrae.
GGGATATCCGCGTTTTTGAAAAGCTCGCGGCTGAAGCCGCTCCTACAAAAGCGGAAGAGCGGAGCTATTTGACGACGCGCAGGTGGGCGCGTTTCGCGGCGGCGCCGTCTTCTTCCGGCGCCGGCGGCGTCGGCGGCTCGTCTTCCGGCCCGGGCCCGCCGACGTCTTCCGGCAGCGCCATGCCCTGCCCGGTTTCGCGCGCGTAGATCGCCAGCACCGCGGCCATCGGCACCAGCACCGATTGGCTGACGCCGCCGAAACGCGCGGTGAAGCTCACCGCGTCGTTGCCCAGTTCCAGCCGCGCCACCGCGCGCGCGGCGATGTTGAGCACCACCTTGCCTTCCTTGACCGCGCTCGGCGGCACCTGCACGCCGGGCTGGGTGGCGTCGACCAGCAGATGCGCGGTCATGCCGTTGTCGGCGATCCATTCGTACAGCGCCCGCAGCAGGTACGGGCGGTGGCTGGTCATGCGGGGCGAGTCTTCGCTCATGCCGCCATCGTCACGCCGGGACTTCGCGCAGCTTCTTCTCTTCGTCGGTGAGGCTGCGGATGAAACCGGGATTGCGGAAGATGCGGTTGCCGTAGTCCTCGATCACCTTGCCGTCCTTGGGCAGCGGAATGCCCAGCGAATCCAGGCGCCAGATGATCGGCGCCATCGCGCAGTCGGCCAGGCTCATTTCCGGGTTGAGGAAGAACTTGCTGGCCTTGAACAACGGCACCGATGCGGTGAGCAGTTCCTTTAGCCGCTTGCGCGCGCCCTCGGCCTGCTGCTTGTTGCCCAGCTGGATCGCCTGCACCTGCGGCACCCAATCGTGCTCGATGCGCAGCATCGCCAGGCGCAGGCGCGCGCGCGACAGCGGATCCACCGGCATCAGCGGCGGATGCGGATAACGCTCGTCCAGGTATTCGCTGACCACCGAAGCGGCGTACAGCACCAGCTCGCGCTCGACCAGGGTCGGCACCGAGTGGTAGGGATTGAGGTCGATCAGATCTTCCGGCGGTTTCTGCGGGTCGACCGGCACGAAGTCGTAGGTCACGCCCTTGGCGGCCAGCACCAGGCGGACCCGGTGGCACAGCACGTCATCGACGGATGAGAACAACGTCAGGGCATTACGCATACGCGGACTGGCGGCCATCATCGACCTCTCCTTTCCCAGCAAACGCCGCCGGCCCATTGCCGACGGTCGCCTTCGAATCCGCAAGCCCTCGAAACCTGTTGGCGAAAAGACGGGTTTCTCGGAAACCCCGCGCAGGGATGCGCAGGGCTCTTGCGAAGGATTCGCATCAATGCTCCACGTCCCGCCAGTACTCGTGCTTGAGCAGCCAGGCCAGGAACGTGAAGAACGCCAGGAACAGGATCGCCCACACGCCCATGCTCTGGCGCTTGAGAGCGGCCGGTTCGCCGGCATACTCGAGGAAAGCGGCGATGTCGCGCGCGGTCTGGTTGAACTGTTCCGCGTTCTGCGTGCCCGGCTGCGGGATCACCAGCTTCTCGACGTGCCGCTCGCCGGTGGCGTCGGGCTTGCCGAGCTCGGCGTGCTGCAGGCCTTGCATCTGCCACAGCGGGTTGGGCATGGACGCGTTCGGGAACAGCTTGTTGTTCCAGCCCAGCGGACGCGTTTCGTCGAGGTAGAACGACTTGAGATAGGTGTAGATCCAGTCGCTGCCGCGCACGCGCGAAATCACGCTGAGATCCGGCGGCATCTTGCCGAACCATTTCGTCGCGCCGTCCTGCGGCATGGCCACCATCACCTGCTCGCCGAACTTGGCGCCGGTGAAGTTGAGGTTGTTCATCACCTCTTCTTCGGTCAGGCCCAGGTCCTCGGCCATGCGCGAATAGCGCAGGTACTTGAGCGAGTGGCAGCCCGAGCAGTAGTTCATGTACAGCTGCGCGCCGCGTTGCAGCGAGGCGCGGTCTTCCAGGTCAGTGCCGGACTGCTGCAGGTCGCCGTGCTCGGCGGCGAGCGCGCCGAACGAGACCATCAGCGCGGCGGCGAAAATGGCGAGCTTCTTCACGATGCGGGTCTTCCGGAAGGGCTGGCTGGGCGAAGGGGCGTAAACCTTATTCATGCATCGTCACCCGTTCCGGCACCGGCTTGGTCTTGTCGAACTTGGTCCACAGCGGCATGGTGATGAAGAACGCGAAGTACAGGAAGGTCAGCACGCGGCCGATGATGGTCTCGACCGGGTCGGTGCCCGGACCGGCGCCGATCTTGCCCAGCCACAAGAAGCTCACCGCGAACATCAGCAGCATCGCCCACGACAGCTTGCCGCGGTAGCGGTAGGACTTGACCTTGCTCTTGTCCAGCCACGGCACCAGGAAGAGCACGGCGATCGCGGCGAACATCACCAGCACGCCCCACAGCTTGATCGCGAAGAACGACGGCACCACCCGCAACATCGCGTAGTACGGGGTGAAGTACCACACCGGCTTGATGTGCTCCGGCGTCACCAGGCGGTTGGCCTCGGTGAAGTTGTCGTGCTCCAGGAACCAGCCGCCGAAGGTCGGTGCGAAGAAGATGATGAAGGCGGCCAGGATCAGGAAGAAGCCGACGCCCACCAGATCCTTGACCGTGTAGTACGGGTGGAACGGGATGCCGTCCTTCGGCGCCTTCTCGCTCCAGCGGTTGCCCTTGGGGCCGTACTTGATGTCGACGCCGTCCGGGTTGTTGGAGCCGACCTCGTGCAGCGCGCCCAGGTGCAGCACGACCAGCAGCAGCAGCACCAGCGGCAGCGCGATCACGTGCAAGGCGAAGAAGCGGTTGAGCGTCGCGTCGCCGGGCAGGTAGTCGCCCATGATCCACTCGGTCAAACCGTTGCCGATGACCGGGATCGCGCCGAACAGCGAGATGATCACCTTGGCGCCCCAGAACGACATCTGGCCCCACGGCAGCACGTAGCCCATGAAGGCTTCGGCCATCAGCACCAGGTAGATCACCATGCCCAGTATCCACACCAATTCGCGCGGCTTCTGGTACGAGCCGTACATCAGGCCGCGGAACATGTGCAGGTAGATCACGATGAAGAACAGCGAGGCGCCGGTGCTGTGCATGTAGCGGATCAGCCAGCCCCACTCCACGTCGCGCATGATGTATTCGACCGACGAGAACGCTTCGGCCGCGGACGGCTTGAAGTGCATCGTCAGGAAGATGCCGGTGACGATCTGGTTGACCAGCACCACCAGGGCCAGCGAGCCCATGTAGTACCAGAAGTTGAAGTTCTTCGGCGCGTAGTACTCGGTCATGTGCTTGCGGTAGACCGGCATCATGCCGGGCGCGCGCGCGTTGACCCAGTCCATCAGGCCGTTGGCCGAGCGTGTCAGGAAGTTAGCCATGGCTTACGCGGCCCCCGTGCTGTTCGACGACGAGGGGTCGACACCGATGACGATGGTGGTGTCGTTCTCGTAATGGTGCGGCGGCACCAGCAGGTTGATCGGCGCGGGCACGCCGGCGAACACGCGGCCGGCCATGTCGAAGCGCGACTTGTGGCAGGGGCAGAAATAGCCGCCCTTCCACTCCGGATCGAACGGCTCGGGCTTGATCTCGGCGACCATTTCCGGCGCGCAGCCCAGGTGCGTGCACAGGCCCACCAGCACGGAGATTTCCGGCTTGATCGAGCGCAGCTCGTTCTTGGCGTACTCGGGCTGCTGTTCGGTATTGGATTTGGGATCGGCCAGGCGCGGATCCAGGGTCGGCAGCACTTCCAGCATCTGCTTGGAGCGCTTGACGATCCAGATCGGCTGGCCGCGCCATTCCAGCATCAGGCGCTGGCCTTCCTGCAGCGCGCTGATATCGGCCGTCACCGGCGCGCCGGCGAGCTTGGCCTTGGCGCTGGGCAGCCAGGACTTGATGAACGGTACCGCCACGAACCCGGCGCCGACCGCGCCGACCACGGCCGTGGTCGCGGTCAGGAACCGGCGCCGGCCCAGGTTTTCGGGACCTTTGACCCCTTCGTTGGACATCCGGAACTCCGCAAAAAAACGTTTGGTAGCTATGTGGCTGCCGCGAGCCGCCCCGTGCCCGGAACCGGCCGCAAAAGACGGCAAAGTGTAACGGAACGCTGAATCCGTCGACAACGTTTTGGCGATCTAGAGCGGTTTGCGGGGTCCGCAAACCCCGATCTGGCGCGATCGAAGCGCGTTTTTGTGGGAGCGGCTTTAGCCGCGAGCTCTTGATCTTGTGCAACGGGGCTCGAAGAACGAGCTCGCGGCTAAAGCCGCTCCCACAAGAAAAGCCGGCTATTGCTTGGCCACGCCGCCGCGATAGCGCTCGGCCAGCACGCCGACGCGTTGCACGTAGCGCTGGGTCTCGCTGTAGGGCGGCACGCCGCGGTACTTGTCGACCGCGCCCTCGCCGGCGTTGTAGCCGGCCGCGGCCAGGGTCAAATCGCCGTTGAAGCGCTTGAGCAGCCAAGCCAGGTATTGCACGCCGCCGCGGATGTTCTGGCCGGCATCGAAGGCGTTGCCCACGCCGAAGCGGCGTGCGGTAGCGGGCATCAGCTGCATCAGGCCCTGCGCGCCCACTCGCGACAGGGCATTGGGATTGAACGCGGACTCGGCATGGATGATGGCGCGGACGATGGCCTCCTCGACGCCGAATTCGCGCGCCGCATTGGCGATCTCCTGCTGGTAGGCCGCCGTGTTCAAGCGCAGCGTGCCGAAATTGACGCCGGGCTTGGCGCCGCAGGCGAAGCAGGTTTCCATGAAGCTGTAGGTGATCTTGCGGATCGACGCCAGCGGCACGCCGCGCGGACGGCCCGGGCCGCAATTGAGCACGCCATTGCTGCGGTAGCAGTAGCGTGTGCCGCTATTGAACTGGGGACTGCGGGCGGCCGGTGTCGCCGCAGTGGCCGGCACGGTGGAAGCGGTCAGCGCCGGGGCTACGCCCGAAGCCGGCGAACCGGCCACCACGGCCGGTCCGGTAGCGCTGCCGACGGCGGCCTTGGGCGGCAGCCAGGAGGCGATGGCGGGGTCCTTCTTGACGCGGGTCGAGCCGCCGCCTGCATAGCTGATCGGTGTGCAGCGCGCATGGGGAATGCGCTTGCTGACATAACTGCGCGCGCCGTCCGCCGTTTCGCAGCGGTAGACCGTACCGGCTACGGCCGGTGCGGCCGCCAGTACGCAGACAAATAGCAGAAGTCCCCTAACCCCCTTCATCGGCCGGAGTGTCCCCTCTCTCGACGACGTTCACAAGTCCTTGATTGTTAAACGCAGCCGCTGGGCCGTCGCGGACGTGACCGACTACACTATTCGCCTCTTTCCCAGCCATCCGGCGCGGATTCATCGCCGCCCACCCGGAACCGCCATGACCGACACCGCCTTGCCGGCCGCTCCCGAGCGCGCTCCTGCCCCGCCCGCCAAGGGCAAGTTGTTCATCAAGACCCACGGTTGCCAGATGAACGAATACGACTCGGCCAAGATGGCCGACGTGCTGGCCGCCAGCGACGGCCTGGAGCTGACCGACAACGTCGAGGAAGCCGATGTGGTCCTGGTCAACACCTGTTCGATCCGCGAGAAGGCGCAGGAAAAAGTCTTCAGCCAACTCGGCCGCTGGAAGGCGCTGAAGGCCGACGGCAAGCCGGTGATCATCGGCGTCGGCGGCTGCGTCGCTTCGCAGGAAGGCGAGGCCATCGTCAAGCGCGCGCCGTACGTCGACCTCGTGTTCGGGCCCCAGACCCTGCATCGCCTGCCCGAACTGATCCGCGCGCGCCGCGATTCTGGCAAGCCGCAGGTGGACATCAGCTTCCCCGAAATCGAAAAATTCGACCGCCTGCCGGAACCGCGCGCGGAAGGCCCGAGCGCATTCGTATCGATCATGGAAGGCTGCAGCAAGTACTGCAGCTTCTGCGTGGTGCCGTACACGCGCGGCGAGGAAGTCAGCCGGCCGTTCGAGGACGTACTGGTGGAAGTGGCGCAACTGGCCGCCAAGGGCGTGCGCGAGATCAACTTGCTTGGCCAGAACGTCAACGCTTATCGCGGTCCGTACGGAGACGGCGAAGTCGCGGACCTCGGCCTGCTGATCCGCGCCATCGCCGAAATCGAGGGCGTCGGCCGCATCCGCTTCACCACCTCGCATCCTCTCGAATTCAGCGACTCGCTGATCGAGGCCTACCGCGACGTGCCGCAACTGGCCAATTATCTGCACCTGCCCGTGCAGGCCGGCAGCGACCGCATCCTGTCGGCGATGAAGCGCGGCTACACGGCGCTGGAATTCAAGCAGAAGATCCGCAAGCTGCGCGCGGTGCGGCCGGATATTTCGATCTCGTCGGACTTCATCGTCGGTTTCCCCGGCGAGACCGACGCGGATTTCGACAAGACCATGAAACTGATCGAGGACGTCGGCTTCGACCAGTCGTTCTCCTTCATCTACTCGCGCCGCCCCGGCACGCCGGCGGCGGACCTGGAAGACGACACGCCGGACGCCGTGAAGCATGCGCGGCTGGAGCGGCTGCAGGCGCATATCAACGCCTACTCGGCCGGGATTTCCAAGAAAATGGTCGGCAGCGTACAAAGGGTGCTGGTCGAAGGGCCCTCCAAGAAGAACCCGAACGAGCTCACCGGCAAGACCGAGAACATGCGGTCGGTGAACTTCCCCGGCCACCCGCGCCTGGTCGGCCAGTTCGTCGACGTGGCGATCACCGAGGCGCTGACCAATTCCTTGCGCGGCCGCGTCGCGATGGCCGGAACTGACGCATGACAGCCGAAATTTCGCTGCGCGAGATCGGTGCGGACGAATTCGGCCGTGTCTGGCCGTTCTTCCGCGAAGTGATCGCGCGCGGCGACACCTACTCCTACCCGCCCGACCTGGGCTTCGAGCAGGCGCAGGCGATGTGGACCGCGCCGCCAGCGCGCTGTTTCGTGGCCGAAGCCGATGGCGAGGTGTTGGGCGCCTACCGCCTGGCGCCGAACCAGATCGGCCTGGGCGACCACGTCGCCAACGGCAGCTATATGGTTTCCTCGGCCGTGCGCGGCCGCGGCATCGGTTCGCTGCTGTGCGAACATTCGCTGGATGAAGCGCGGCGCGCGGGGTTCGCAGCGATGCAATTCAACTTCGTCGTCAGCACCAATACCGGCGCGGTGAAGCTGTGGCAACGACACGGCTTCCAGATCGTCGGCACCCTGCCCAAGGCGTTCCGGCATGCGCAGCTCGGGCCGGTGGACGCTTACGTGATGTTCCGTCAGTTGTGATCCGATAGCGACGCATCGGCATGCCCGCATCGAATCCCTCGCCGAGATCGCGCTACGCGCTGAGCCTGTGGTTCCTGGGGATCGGCTTGCTGGGGCTGATCCAGTTCTTCGGCAAGGCGCACCGAGAAGGCGGCCCGACGGCCGTCGCATGGATCTGGTTGGCCGGCTCGCTATTGCTGCTCGTCCTGGCGCTGCTGCTCGCATGGCGCGAGCATCGCCGCGGTCCGAACGCTTAACGCTCTTCCCTCTCCCGCTTGCGGGAGAGGGACAGGCCGAAGGCCAGGGAGAGGGTCCGGCTTTTCGCGCCCTACCGGAGCAAGAGCAAAACCCGCTTCGCTTCGCTGCGCTCGCTAAACCATGAAGCCCAGATTGCGGCTGGCGAAGTTGCCCAAGTTCGGAAAGATCAAATCCAGATCGGTATCCGCCACCCCGAACCACCGCGCCAGCGTCGCCGCGTACTGGTCGACCGACGTGGTCGGGATGATCTGCCCCCAGCCCGCATCGTCCGGTCCGTTGTTCTGCAGCGCAGGCATGCGTCCGTAGAAGCGTCCGCCTTTCACCGCGCCGCCGACCACGAAATGGTGCGCGCCCCAGCCGTGGTCCGAGCCGTCGCCGTTGGAGGACAGCGTGCGGCCGAAATCCGAAGCGGTGAATGCGGTCACGTTGTTGGCCACGCCCAGTTCCACCGTCGCGTCGTAGAACGCCTTCAGCGCCTGCGACATCTCCGACAGCAGCACCGGCTGGTCTTCGAGCAAGCGGTCGTGGTGGTCGAAGCCGCCCATCGATACGAAATATATCTGGCGTTTCAGGCCGAGCTCGGCGCGCACCTTGATCAACCGCGCCACCATCTTCAGCTGGCGCGCCAAACCGTTGTCCGGGAACGGCGTGACCAACGGCTGCGACGCGTCCAAAGCGGTGCCGACGGCATCCGCGTTTTCGCGCGCGCGATGGAAGGAATTGGCGAAACTGCGCTCGAACGCGTGCACCTTCGTGCCTGGGTCCATCAGCTTGAGGAATGCGCGGCGGCTGTCGGAGTTCCATTCGAAACGGCTGAAATAGCGCGGCCCGTTGCTGCCCACCACGTACTGGTTGCTGTTGGCCGCCCGCTCCAGCGCGCTTTCGAAATTCAGCGAGATCGACATCGGGATGAACGCGTCGGGGTTGGCGTCGTGCAGCAGGTCGGCGATCCGCCCGCCCCATCCCAGATTCTGGGCGTCGCCGGTGCGCGAGACCTGCCAGTAGGATTGCTGGTCGTTGTGCGAAAACAGCTGCGGCGGCAACGGCGCGGAACCGTTCTGGAATTCGGCCTTCGTCACCGGCCGGATCAAGGTGCCGACGTTGCCCAACAAGGCAGCCTTGCCGTTGTTGAACAACTGCTGCAATCCCGCCATGCCGATCGCGTCGGTGTCGCTGGTCGATTTCTGCAGCCCGTAATCCGCGCCGTCCGACGCGCCGCCTCCGGCCTGGGGCGTCAGCGGCAGCAGGTTCGCCTGCGGCACCGCCAGGGTCGCGCGCGCGTTGGCGTACTGCGTGTAGTGCGCGTTGTCGCGCGGGATCGCCATGTTCAGCGCGTCGTTGCCGCCGAACATGAAAACACATACCAGCGCCTTGTAGTCGCTGAACGCGGTCGGGCCGTATGCGCTGGTCGCGGCCTGCAGCAGGCGCAGATTGCCCAGCGCCGTATACAACCCCGCGCCGCCCAGCCCGGCGCAGATCGCGTTGCGCAGGAATTCCCTGCGTTTCATGTCGCTCTCCTTGACCGTGTCGCGTTCATTTCTGCACCACGTATTCGGGCGAATTGATGATCAAGTACAGCGCTTCCTGCACGCGCGTCCGGCGTTGCGCTTCGGTGCTCCCGGGCATGCCTTGCAGCCGCTCCAGGAGCGCATGGCGCATGGGCACGGACATCTGTCCCGACATGAACAGAAGGTTGTAGCGGTCCACAAGCGCCGAGGGGTTTGCGGCCAGCGGCGTATCGCGGCTCAAGTCGATCGCGATCTCGTCCGGCCCCAGGTCCGGATTGCCTATATAGACGTCGTAGACCTTCCAGCCCAGATAGCTTTCGGTGCTGGGCAGCATGTAATCGGTCGCCAGCTGCAGCTCCGGCGCCGCCAGGCCCAGGGCGGTCGGCTCGCCGGTCGGCATGTAGCGCGGGCTGAAGAAGTTGAACACCGACGAGGCGGACATCGGCGCCTGGCCGAGATTGCCGGACAGCGTCCAGAACTCGTCCATGTGCCCGGACTGCGAACGCGCGTTCAAGGCGCGCCACAAGTGGGTCAGACGCAGGATCGGTTCGCGCACCTTGCCGCCGTGCGGCGGACGCCACGTGGGATCGCGCGCCTCCGGATCGAACAGGATCGCTCGGATCACCGCCTTCATATCGCCGCGTACGCCCTGCCCGTTGTTGTTGAATTTCGCGGCGACGCGCGAGACGTATCCCGGGCTCGGATTGCTGGTCACCAGCCGCTGGATCAATTGCCTGCCCACGAACGGCCCGACGTTCGGATGGCGGAAGATGTTATCCAGTGCCGCCTTCAGATCGCTGGCCGCGGTGCCGCCGCCTGCCAGCACGCCGTTGGGCAGCGAAACGCCGGGGTAGACCAACAGCTGCTTGGCTTGCGCGGATGCGTGGTATTCGGGAAAGGCTTCCATCCGCGAGATCCAGGAAGGATCCGTGGAATCCCAGATATAGCACTCGAAACCATCCCATGTGCCCGCGCAGCCCTTGAAGGTCCATCCCGTGAAAACGTGGGCGAATCCCTTGACGGTGTCCTGGTTGTAGGTAGGAATCGTCTTGCCGGCGCCGTCGAGCTTGGGTGTGCCGTCCTGATTGAGCATCACCAAGCCGATGCTGAACAGCTGCAGCACTTCGCGCGCGTAGTTCTCGTCGGGACGTATGTTGTTGGCGGGATCGGGTTTCTGGTTGCCGAGCATGGACAGGTAGATGCCCATCACCGGATGCAGGGTCACGTCCTCGAGCAAGGTTCGGAAGTTGCCGAAAGCGTCGTAGGCGAGCCGGTCGTAGTAATTGGTCATGCCGTGCGGCGCATTGCCGAGTTGATCGGATGTGGCATCGGACACCACGAAGATCTCGCTCAGCGCGAACGCGACGCGCTGGCGCAATTGGTCGCGATGGACGAGCGCGGGATCGAACGGATCTTGTCCGCCGACGGCATTGACGAACCACGCATCCAGGCGCCACTCGCGGCGCGTATCCGAGCCGGCGGCTTTAATGAAATTGAGCTGCGACGAGGTCGGCTGCGCGAACTGGTCGTCCAGCCAGGCCCGATAGCCGATCTGGCGCACGCGCTCGATCTCTTCCAGCGTCGGGCCGAAGGTGGCCTGGGCGAGGAACCTCGCCGCCGAATTGGCGTCGATCGGCCGCGCCGACGCCGGCAGCGGCGTGGACTTGCCCGGCGCTGCTGCGGCCGCCGCAGGCGCGGTGCTAGCGGCGGTTTTCGCCGGCGGCACCGGTCTGGGCGCGTCCTGACGGACCGCCAGCATCGCCGCGACCAACAATAGGAATTGCAGGCCCGGCCACGGCCAAGCCCAGAATCGGACAGTGTCCGGCCACGCGTCCCATCCACCCCATCGCATAGCGATTCCCCCGCCATCGGCGGCCGGACGTTAACACGCTGCAAGAATGCGATTCATGACGCACCACACATTCCGGAATCGGCATCGCGGCTACGCGGCCGGCGGTCAGTCCAGCCGCTTGCGGAAACGCGAGATCGCCAGCGTCATCATCACCGCAGTGAACGCCACCAGCGCCAGCACGTCGGGCCACAGCTCCCACAGGTCCGCGCCGCGCAGCATCACACCGCGGATCAGGCGCAGGAAATGGGTCAGCGGCAGCGCTTCGGCCAGCCACTGCACCACTTTCGGCATGCCGGCGAAGGGGAACATGAAGCCGGACAGCAGGATCGACGGCAGGAACACGAAGAACGTCATCTGCATGGCCTGGAACTGCGACTGCGCCTTGGTCGAAATCAGCAAGCCCAGGGTGAGGTTGGCCAGGATCAGCAGGATCGAGGCCAAGTAGACATCGAACACGCCGCCGCGCACCGGCACGTCGAACAACCATACGCCCAACGCCAGCACGACCGTGGTCTGCACCAAACCGATGGCCGCGTACGGCAGCACCTTGCCGATCATCAGCTCGGAACGGGTGACGGGCGTGGCGATCAGCAGTTCCATGTTGCCGCGCTCGCGTTCGCGCACGATCGCGACGCCGGTGAACAGCACCATGGTCATGGTCAGGATCACGCCGATCAGGCCGGGCACGATGTTGATCGCGGACCGTCGTTCCGGGTTGTAGAAGCTGACCACGCTGATCTGGCCGCCGCCGATGCGCGGGGACTTGGCGTTGCTGGTCGGCGTGTTGTCGAGCGGCATCTGCGACAGCTGGATCGCCGCGCTCTGCACGACGGTGTCGCTGCCGTCGACCAGCACTTGCACGGCTTCGCGGCCGTCGTAGCGGCGGCGGTCGAAATCCGCGGGGATCGCGATACCGATGCTGATCTCGCCGCGGCGCAGATATTCCATCAGCTCCTGCGGCGAAGTCGCGCTCCTGATGGGTTTGATCACGCCCGTGGCGACCATGTCCATCACCACCGCGCGCGACGCCGCGGTATTGGCCTGGTCGGCCACGCCGGTGTCCAGGCCGCGCAAGTTGAGGTTGATCGCGTAGCCGAACAGGATCAGCTGCATCACCGGGATGCCGACGATCATCGCCAGCGTGATGCGGTCGCGCCGCATCTGGCGCAGTTCCTTGACCACGATCGCGAACAGGCGCCGCAGGCTCATGCCGCGTCCGCCTTGGTCTGGCGATCGTCGTCGCTGCGTCCGCCGGTGGCCGATACGAACACGTCCTCGAGGTTGGGCTCGGAAGCGCCGACTTCGGCTTGCAATCCCGCCGCGGACAGGGCAGAGCGGATGCGCGAGGCGACATCTCCGTTCTTGTCGGCCAGCACGCGCAGGCTGTTGCCGATCTGCGCCACGCTGAGCACGCCCGGCACCGCCACCAGCGCCTGTTGCGCGCGACGCGGTTGCGCGGCTTCGACCAGCACCGTGCGGCCTTGCAGCGCGGCGGTGAGCTCGAGCGGCGTGCCGTCGGCGACCAACGCGCCGTGGTCGAGGATGGCGATGCGGTGGCAGCGCTCGGCCTCGTCCATGTAGTGCGTGGAGACCAGGATGGTGGTGCCGGCGTCGGCCAGGTCGAATAACTTTTCCCAGAAATCGCGGCGCGACTCGGGATCCACCGCACTGGTCGGTTCGTCGAGGAAGAGCAGCTCGGGTTTCTGGATGACCGCGCCGGCCAAGGCGAGGCGCTGTTTCTGGCCGCCGCTCAGGGTGCCGGCGAGCTGCTTCTGCCGATCCTGGAAATGGTATTGCTCGACCAGCTCGTCGATGCGTTCTGCAGCGCTGGTCTTGGGAATGTCTTGCACCGCGGCCAGGAACTCCAGGTTCTCGCGCACGGTGAGGTCCTCGAACAGCGAGAACTTCTGGGTCATGTAGCCGATCCGCCGGCGCAGTTCTTCCGCTTGTTCCGGGATTTTCAATCCGAGCACTTCGATCTCGCCCGCGGTCGGGGTGAGCAATCCGCACAGCATGCGGATGGTGGTCGACTTGCCCGAGCCGTTCGGGCCGAGGAATCCGTACACGCAGGCGCGCGGCACGCTCAGGTCGACTTCGTTCACCGCGAGCAGGGTGCCGAAGCGTTTGCTCAAGCCGCGGGCGCGGATGGCGAGGTCGTTTGAATTTCGCGGTATCGCGTTCATGTATGCGCTCTTAGCTTTTAGCCGTCATTCCCGCGAAGGCGGGAATCCAGTGCCTTTAAGACCTCTCCAGATCGCGACGAGGCTATCTGCCATGCCGCGCGCCCTCACCCAACCCTCTCCCGCAAGCGGGAGAGGGCTCAAGCAAAGTCACTGGATTCCCGCCTTCGCGGGAATGACGA
Coding sequences within:
- a CDS encoding ClpXP protease specificity-enhancing factor, encoding MSEDSPRMTSHRPYLLRALYEWIADNGMTAHLLVDATQPGVQVPPSAVKEGKVVLNIAARAVARLELGNDAVSFTARFGGVSQSVLVPMAAVLAIYARETGQGMALPEDVGGPGPEDEPPTPPAPEEDGAAAKRAHLRVVK
- a CDS encoding glutathione S-transferase N-terminal domain-containing protein; the protein is MAASPRMRNALTLFSSVDDVLCHRVRLVLAAKGVTYDFVPVDPQKPPEDLIDLNPYHSVPTLVERELVLYAASVVSEYLDERYPHPPLMPVDPLSRARLRLAMLRIEHDWVPQVQAIQLGNKQQAEGARKRLKELLTASVPLFKASKFFLNPEMSLADCAMAPIIWRLDSLGIPLPKDGKVIEDYGNRIFRNPGFIRSLTDEEKKLREVPA
- a CDS encoding cytochrome c1, with amino-acid sequence MVSFGALAAEHGDLQQSGTDLEDRASLQRGAQLYMNYCSGCHSLKYLRYSRMAEDLGLTEEEVMNNLNFTGAKFGEQVMVAMPQDGATKWFGKMPPDLSVISRVRGSDWIYTYLKSFYLDETRPLGWNNKLFPNASMPNPLWQMQGLQHAELGKPDATGERHVEKLVIPQPGTQNAEQFNQTARDIAAFLEYAGEPAALKRQSMGVWAILFLAFFTFLAWLLKHEYWRDVEH
- a CDS encoding cytochrome b, which translates into the protein MANFLTRSANGLMDWVNARAPGMMPVYRKHMTEYYAPKNFNFWYYMGSLALVVLVNQIVTGIFLTMHFKPSAAEAFSSVEYIMRDVEWGWLIRYMHSTGASLFFIVIYLHMFRGLMYGSYQKPRELVWILGMVIYLVLMAEAFMGYVLPWGQMSFWGAKVIISLFGAIPVIGNGLTEWIMGDYLPGDATLNRFFALHVIALPLVLLLLVVLHLGALHEVGSNNPDGVDIKYGPKGNRWSEKAPKDGIPFHPYYTVKDLVGVGFFLILAAFIIFFAPTFGGWFLEHDNFTEANRLVTPEHIKPVWYFTPYYAMLRVVPSFFAIKLWGVLVMFAAIAVLFLVPWLDKSKVKSYRYRGKLSWAMLLMFAVSFLWLGKIGAGPGTDPVETIIGRVLTFLYFAFFITMPLWTKFDKTKPVPERVTMHE
- the petA gene encoding ubiquinol-cytochrome c reductase iron-sulfur subunit gives rise to the protein MSNEGVKGPENLGRRRFLTATTAVVGAVGAGFVAVPFIKSWLPSAKAKLAGAPVTADISALQEGQRLMLEWRGQPIWIVKRSKQMLEVLPTLDPRLADPKSNTEQQPEYAKNELRSIKPEISVLVGLCTHLGCAPEMVAEIKPEPFDPEWKGGYFCPCHKSRFDMAGRVFAGVPAPINLLVPPHHYENDTTIVIGVDPSSSNSTGAA
- a CDS encoding lytic transglycosylase domain-containing protein, whose amino-acid sequence is MKGVRGLLLFVCVLAAAPAVAGTVYRCETADGARSYVSKRIPHARCTPISYAGGGSTRVKKDPAIASWLPPKAAVGSATGPAVVAGSPASGVAPALTASTVPATAATPAARSPQFNSGTRYCYRSNGVLNCGPGRPRGVPLASIRKITYSFMETCFACGAKPGVNFGTLRLNTAAYQQEIANAAREFGVEEAIVRAIIHAESAFNPNALSRVGAQGLMQLMPATARRFGVGNAFDAGQNIRGGVQYLAWLLKRFNGDLTLAAAGYNAGEGAVDKYRGVPPYSETQRYVQRVGVLAERYRGGVAKQ
- the miaB gene encoding tRNA (N6-isopentenyl adenosine(37)-C2)-methylthiotransferase MiaB, which gives rise to MTDTALPAAPERAPAPPAKGKLFIKTHGCQMNEYDSAKMADVLAASDGLELTDNVEEADVVLVNTCSIREKAQEKVFSQLGRWKALKADGKPVIIGVGGCVASQEGEAIVKRAPYVDLVFGPQTLHRLPELIRARRDSGKPQVDISFPEIEKFDRLPEPRAEGPSAFVSIMEGCSKYCSFCVVPYTRGEEVSRPFEDVLVEVAQLAAKGVREINLLGQNVNAYRGPYGDGEVADLGLLIRAIAEIEGVGRIRFTTSHPLEFSDSLIEAYRDVPQLANYLHLPVQAGSDRILSAMKRGYTALEFKQKIRKLRAVRPDISISSDFIVGFPGETDADFDKTMKLIEDVGFDQSFSFIYSRRPGTPAADLEDDTPDAVKHARLERLQAHINAYSAGISKKMVGSVQRVLVEGPSKKNPNELTGKTENMRSVNFPGHPRLVGQFVDVAITEALTNSLRGRVAMAGTDA
- a CDS encoding GNAT family N-acetyltransferase, which gives rise to MTAEISLREIGADEFGRVWPFFREVIARGDTYSYPPDLGFEQAQAMWTAPPARCFVAEADGEVLGAYRLAPNQIGLGDHVANGSYMVSSAVRGRGIGSLLCEHSLDEARRAGFAAMQFNFVVSTNTGAVKLWQRHGFQIVGTLPKAFRHAQLGPVDAYVMFRQL